ATCTCATCAGGGGTCAGCTTGTAGATATGGATCGCATCGTACGGGCAATTCTGCTCGCAGAGCTTGCATCCGATGCAGGTCTCAATATTTACGTTCACAATCTGCAGAATCCCCTGCACATTCTCTCCCCCCTTCATCTGAAGACACTCAGGGACCGGGCACCAATGGACACAATACTCGCAGCCGGTACAGGCATCCCGTTCCACCAATGCCTTTTGTTTAGGCTTAGCCGCTTTAGGAGCAGAAACAGGGGAAGGAGTCACCGTCTCTGTTGTCGTTTCAGACATT
This genomic stretch from Deltaproteobacteria bacterium harbors:
- a CDS encoding 4Fe-4S dicluster domain-containing protein — protein: MSETTTETVTPSPVSAPKAAKPKQKALVERDACTGCEYCVHWCPVPECLQMKGGENVQGILQIVNVNIETCIGCKLCEQNCPYDAIHIYKLTPDEMEQVAPVNGIIDQPWGT